The DNA region AGATCGTAACGCTCGAAAATCCTGAACTGGAGCGTCTTGCCGCGCGCCTCGCACTCGGAGCGCAAGGCCTGCAGCGAGAGATTGAAGAGGCCGCGGACCCATTCGGCCTCGAAATAGGTCTCGGGCGAGTCCGGCGAGCGGAGCGCCGCATCCGTCAGCTCCCCCTCGGCGCCGCGGAAATCGAGGGAGAGGGGGATTTCGCCGCCGCCGCGCTTGAGGCGCAGATGGTCACGGCGTTGATTGGCCAGATAGGCGTCGAGGCAGGTCCGCACGTAGGTCCGGAATCGCGCCCGGGAGGGATCGTACGACTCGAAGAATTCCTTCTCCATCGCCCTCAGGAAGAAGCCCTGGGTCAGATCCTCCGCCTCCTCGTTCGATCGCCCCCACTTCACGCGGATGTACTTGTAGACCGGCCTCCAGTAGCCGGAGATCAGGCTTTCGAGCGAGCGGGCGCGCGCCGCGGGCTCGGCGCTGCGGAGGCCGAGGATGGCCGACCCGCGGGTGGTCGGAAAACGATCGCCGCCTCGGACCGGACCGCCGCGGCTCACCGTCATTTCTTCTTGAACAGGGCATCGAAGGCGGCGCGGGCGCCGGAGATCGCCGGCCCGGCCGGGCCGCTCGGGGCGCGGCGGCCGGTGGCGTCCAGGACGGCCTGGGGAGTGAAAAGGTCGCATTCGTTGCGCGCCGTCTTGGAGCGGATCGGCGCCGCGATCGGCTTCCGGCATTCCCAGCGCGCGCCGGGATCGAAATGCAGGCAGTTCCGGCAGATGTGGAGCTGCTCGCCGCACTTCTCGCAGACCGACTCGAAGGCGATCACTTCGGCCGGGGAGGTCTGGTGGCCGCAGTTGAAGCAGCGCACGACCGCCGTCGCCTCGCGGGTCGTGATCTCCCGCGGTCCGCGCGGCCCCCGCTTCTCCCGCTTCCGGCGCTCTTCCTGGTAGTCGTTGTCGTGATATCCGGGCTGGCGGTACTTCACAGTCCCAGCTCCTCTTCCATCCTCGCTCCCGCTCGCGGGCCGGCGTCGCCGCCGCCGGCCGTTCTCAGGACGTAGCGGCGGCGACCGCCATCACCCCGGCGCGGGCCACTTCGTCGTAGCGGACCGCGGAGGCGTCGAAATTCTCCAGGTTCTCGATCAGCCGCTTCAGCGCGGTATCGAACGACGGCACCGTCTTCCTCGCCCGGGTCAGGGGGTTGCAGCGGGCGAGCACGAAATTCTTGACGAAGGGGTGACGGATGCCCCGCGCCTTCACCTTCGTGACCTGGCGGTCGAGGATGGCGCTGGCCTTCTCGACCTTCTCCGCGCGCCGGAGCCTTTCTTCGTAGGCCGAGGCGAGCGGCTCCTTCAGGAACTTGTCCACCCGCCGGAGGATCGATCCGAACGCTCCGCCCGCGAAGCGCGGGTGCTTCTCGTAGAGCAGCCCGAGCGTCGCGAAATAGGCTTCCTCGAACTGGAACGAGAACGAGTCCTCGTGCTTGCGGCCCTCCTCCTGCAGCAGGCCGCGGTACATCCGGATCACCTCGAGCGACTTTTCCTTGAGGTTGTGGGCCTTCTCCGTGTTCAGCGCCAGGATCTGGAACGCCACTTCGCTCTCCGCGAGAAGGATCAGGGGGATGGTGGCGGCCTTCATCTTCTCCAGGGCGGCCCGGCGGTGGTTCCCGTTCGGCGTCCAGTAGTCGCCGTCGGGCCCGCGCACGGCCACGACCGGATCGACGAAGCGATCGAGCTTGGCGATCACCTTGCGCAGCCGCTCGAGGTGGGCCTTGGAGAGGTCGCGCTGGTAGGGGGTCGGCCGGACTTTCTCCAGAGGGACGATCGCGAAGATCTGCCAGTTCTTGCCGACCGGCTCGCGGTAGGCCGCCAACGGCCAGCCGCCGTCGCGGGCCACCTGCTCCGCGAGAAGGCGGACGGAGCGCGGGGGGTCCTCGCCGGCCGGAAAGATGGCGAGCGGTCCGGAAGCCATGGGGACATGCACCTCGGGATTGGGAGAAGTACACTTCTATTATAGGACACTTCCTTTTTCGCGGGGTTGAGCTTATCCTCCGTAAAGGACGCCGCCTTTGCGGCGGGCTTGCCG from Candidatus Polarisedimenticolia bacterium includes:
- a CDS encoding sigma-70 family RNA polymerase sigma factor — translated: MSRGGPVRGGDRFPTTRGSAILGLRSAEPAARARSLESLISGYWRPVYKYIRVKWGRSNEEAEDLTQGFFLRAMEKEFFESYDPSRARFRTYVRTCLDAYLANQRRDHLRLKRGGGEIPLSLDFRGAEGELTDAALRSPDSPETYFEAEWVRGLFNLSLQALRSECEARGKTLQFRIFERYDLQDCGEGRLTYEALGAELGVRATDVTNHLAFARREFRRILLDKLREMTASDEEFRREARVLLGEGGEKP
- a CDS encoding ParB N-terminal domain-containing protein, translating into MASGPLAIFPAGEDPPRSVRLLAEQVARDGGWPLAAYREPVGKNWQIFAIVPLEKVRPTPYQRDLSKAHLERLRKVIAKLDRFVDPVVAVRGPDGDYWTPNGNHRRAALEKMKAATIPLILLAESEVAFQILALNTEKAHNLKEKSLEVIRMYRGLLQEEGRKHEDSFSFQFEEAYFATLGLLYEKHPRFAGGAFGSILRRVDKFLKEPLASAYEERLRRAEKVEKASAILDRQVTKVKARGIRHPFVKNFVLARCNPLTRARKTVPSFDTALKRLIENLENFDASAVRYDEVARAGVMAVAAATS